A region of the Vibrio rumoiensis genome:
TGACAACACCTTCCTAGATTTCAAATCTGAAACCATGAACGGTTGGGGTTACTGTGTGTTTGCTGAAGTGGTTGAAGGCATGGACGTAGTCGAAAAAATTAAAGCAGTCAGCACGGGCTCTTACGGTATGCACCAAGACGTACCACTAGAAGATGTAATGATTACTGGCACAACAATCGAAGCCTAATAGCATCGAATTTGTAGGGGGCTTGGTCCCCCTTTATTTTCCCCACACACAATTTGATAATTCATGACCACCTTATTTATCGCAGATCTTCATCTCTCTCCCCTACGCCCAGATATTACAGCTTGCTTTCTTCGGTTCATGAAAGAAGAAGCTCCTGCTGCAGAAAAGCTATATGTATTAGGTGATCTGTTTGAATTTTGGATCGGTGATGATGATAACTCCCCTTTCAACATAACGATCAAAGATGCGTTTAAACTGCTCACATCAAGTGGTGTAGATTGCTATTTTATACAAGGTAATCGTGATTTCTTATTAGGTCAGCGTTTTTGCCAAGAAACGGGGATGATATTGCTTCCAGAAACCGCGGTCATTGACCTCTACGGTACTGCAACGGTGATTTTACATGGTGACACGTTGTGTACCAAAGATGAGAAATACCAAGAATTCCGTAAAACGGTCCATCAGAAATGGTTGCAACGTTTATTTCACTGTATCCCCTTGTTTATCAGGAAAAAAATCGTTTCCAATATACAAAGTAAAATTAAACAGCAAAAACATTACAAGCAGATGGAAATCATGGATGTGACCCCTGACGAAGTGGTCAATATACTCGAGTCTAACCATGTCACACATATGATTCACGGACACACTCATCGTCCTAACATCCACCAACACCAAACAAATCAAGGCATTGCAACCCGAATTGTATTGGGAGACTGGTATACTCAAGGTTCTATTTTAGTGTGTGATGAAGATGGTTGTGAATTACAACAACGCCCTCTCGGCTAACCTAGATGCTTCGCGAACTAACCGACCAATTTTGTTGATTTTTTAATCTATTTTTTCCCTCTTTCATCTATTCTTAATTAGAGCAAAATGTAAATTTATGAGCCAACGAACAAACTCGTTACATTCTAACTAGCAGGCCAGTTACATTTTCTATATTGTAGAATAAGTTCCTCAATAACAAGCAAAGAGACTCAAGGATGTATTCTTTTATTGCACGCCAGCCTATCGTCGATATTAATAAACGCATAGTGGCTTACGAGTTATTATTCCGTGAAGGGTATAGAAATGAATTCCCCTCGATGGATCCTGAGCGCGCCACAAGCCGCCTATTAATTGAACATTTTTTTCTTACTAATGTTCAGGGTTACGAACAAACGTTATATTTAGTCAATTTCCCTTATCAAAGTTTAGTTGAACAAATTCCAACATTGTTTCCTTCTCATTTATTGATGATTGAAATTCTCGAAGATTGCCCTCCGAGTGATGAACTCTTTGATGCGGTAAAGTCGATGAACGAGAAAGGTTATAAAATCGCACTGGATGATTTTATTCCATCACCAAGTTGGGAGCGCTTTCTACCTTATATCACCACGATTAAATTCGATATAAAGCAAATAGCTATTGCCGACGCTTCAGAGTTCATTCAAGCACATAAACAATACGACCTTTACTACTTAGCAGAAAAGATCGAAAGCCATCAAGAACTTGAAGACGCTCAAAAAGCCGGCTTTGATTTCTTTCAAGGCTACTTCTTATACGAGCCTGAAATTATTCGCGGAAAACGTATTGAGTCTTCTTGTTTTACAGTAGAGCAACTAAAACTTGCCATCCATCAATCCCCTATTGATTTTGAATTAATAGAGCGATTGATTCGTTATGATGTCACCATGTCCTATAAACTGATGCGTTTTATTAATGCGCATTTATCGCAAACTTTTACTTCATTCGAAGATGCCTTTCATGCGCTAGGTCTAGATAGAATCAAACTTTTCATCTCATTATCCCTAACCGCAGCACATGAACTCACACCATCCGTCTATTATCAAACTTCGATGCAAAGAGCGCATTTTTGTGAACAAGTCGCAGCATTAAATACATTCGATCTCAATATTGAACATGCTTATTTTGTTGGCATGTTTTCCCAATTAGATAAATTACTCGAACACCCTTTATCACATCTCATTGAAACGCTGCCGCTTAATAGAGCTGCTATCAATGCATTATTAAAGCAAGAAGGGACGCTCGGTAATATCTTAGGGCTCGCGATTGCCTATGAAAAAAAAGATACCTCAAGCATTCAATGGTTTACTGATAAACTCGCGTTAGATTCCAGTTTGACTGACCAGTTTTACATTAATGCGTTAGACTGGTCGACTCCTGAGTATCATCACCTTCGTTTAGAAGGTAAACTCCTTCATCAACAGTAAAGAGAACCTATGCTTTGTCCATGCTGTAGTCAGCAACCTTATGACCAATGCTGTCAACCAATACATGCCGATACCGCTAACGCTCAATTACCCGTTCAACTAATGCGTGCTCGCTATTGTGCTCATGTTTTAAATAATGTTGGTTTTGTTATTAACAGCTACCATTCTTCATGCCAAGCTGAACAAGAAGCCGAAGCTATTGCTGAATCCGTTGCAAGTCAATGGGAACAACTCGAAGTAATAGACTCACCGCCACCTTCAAATAATGAAGGCTTTGTTGAGTTTAAAGCTTACTTTAAAGAGGACGGTAAACAATACTGCCTACATGAACGTTCAAGATTTATTAAAGAGAATGATCAGTGGCGCTATATTGATGGTGTTATGCCAGAAGAAATCGTTGATCCTCGACTGTATCAAACTATCGAAAACACTAAAATTGGACGCAATGACCCATGCTTGTGTGGCAGTGGTAAAAAATTCAAAAAGTGTTGTGGTTAGGATTAGGCATTCAATAAAAACAAAGCCCGAACCAATGAATTGATTCGGGCTTTGTTTGATTAGAACGTGGATACTAGCGAGTTTTTTTAAACAAAAAGATCATTGGTAACATAACAACGCAAACAAACATCATCAAACGATAGTCTTGTAGGTAACCCAATAGAGCGGCTTGTCGATTTACTTCGGCATCAATCGCATATAAACCGGCCTGAGTACTCACATCATACATCCCTTTTTCTGCTGCCATATGTAATGGATGGCTAAATGGCGTAATGTATTGTGCAAAAGTAGCATGGTTATATTGAATTCGATGTGCAAGATAAGTTGTCACGACTGAAATCCCGATACTACTGCCGATATTTCGAATCAAACTATAAAGTGCAGTGCCCTCTGTTCGGTATTTAGGGGCCAATGTTGAGAAGGTTGTCGTTGATAGTGGAACAAAGACCAACCCTAATCCCAAACCTTGAACAATACCCGTACGAACAATATCCCATGAGCTAATTTCAGCGGTAAATAAGGTCATTTCCCATAATGAAAAAATCATTAATAAAGTACCGATGACCATCAAATAGCGTAAATCCACTTTTCTTGCTAATCGTCCGACAATCAGCATCCCGGCCATAGTGCCAAACCCCCGAGGCGTTAATAGAAAACCAACATCCAATACAGGGTAACCCATTAAGCTTTGCATGAAGGGTGGTAGCAGCGCCATAGTGGACAGTAATACGACCCCCATCATAAAACCAACTGTGATCCCAACGATAAAGTTTCTATCGGCAAACATAACGGGATCTAAGAACGGTTTTTTTGCGGTAAACATGTGCACCACAAACATATACAGAGCAATTGCCGCAATCGCTGTCTCAATGACAATTTCCATACTGGAATACCAGTTTTGCGATTCTCCTCGGTCAAGGAAAAGCTGTAATGAGCCAATGGCAAAAGCAATAAGTGTAAAACCAAAAAGATCGAATTTTCTATCGGCTTCAATGGCGGTTTCTTTCACATAAGCGGCAATACCAAACCATGCTAAAGCGCCAAACGGAATATTGATATAAAACACCCAGCGCCAGTTATAATACTCCGTCAACCAACCGCCAAGTGATGGACCTAAAATTGGCCCAACCATCACCCCAACCCCCCATAAGGCCATTGCTGATCCGTGTTGTTCTTTAGGGTAAGTATCCAGCAATACCGATTGTGATAATGGCACTAAACTGGCACCAAAGATCCCTTGTAGTAAACGGAATAG
Encoded here:
- the lpxH gene encoding UDP-2,3-diacylglucosamine diphosphatase, with the translated sequence MTTLFIADLHLSPLRPDITACFLRFMKEEAPAAEKLYVLGDLFEFWIGDDDNSPFNITIKDAFKLLTSSGVDCYFIQGNRDFLLGQRFCQETGMILLPETAVIDLYGTATVILHGDTLCTKDEKYQEFRKTVHQKWLQRLFHCIPLFIRKKIVSNIQSKIKQQKHYKQMEIMDVTPDEVVNILESNHVTHMIHGHTHRPNIHQHQTNQGIATRIVLGDWYTQGSILVCDEDGCELQQRPLG
- a CDS encoding EAL and HDOD domain-containing protein, which translates into the protein MYSFIARQPIVDINKRIVAYELLFREGYRNEFPSMDPERATSRLLIEHFFLTNVQGYEQTLYLVNFPYQSLVEQIPTLFPSHLLMIEILEDCPPSDELFDAVKSMNEKGYKIALDDFIPSPSWERFLPYITTIKFDIKQIAIADASEFIQAHKQYDLYYLAEKIESHQELEDAQKAGFDFFQGYFLYEPEIIRGKRIESSCFTVEQLKLAIHQSPIDFELIERLIRYDVTMSYKLMRFINAHLSQTFTSFEDAFHALGLDRIKLFISLSLTAAHELTPSVYYQTSMQRAHFCEQVAALNTFDLNIEHAYFVGMFSQLDKLLEHPLSHLIETLPLNRAAINALLKQEGTLGNILGLAIAYEKKDTSSIQWFTDKLALDSSLTDQFYINALDWSTPEYHHLRLEGKLLHQQ
- a CDS encoding YchJ family metal-binding protein; the encoded protein is MLCPCCSQQPYDQCCQPIHADTANAQLPVQLMRARYCAHVLNNVGFVINSYHSSCQAEQEAEAIAESVASQWEQLEVIDSPPPSNNEGFVEFKAYFKEDGKQYCLHERSRFIKENDQWRYIDGVMPEEIVDPRLYQTIENTKIGRNDPCLCGSGKKFKKCCG
- a CDS encoding DHA2 family efflux MFS transporter permease subunit produces the protein MSEVTLQPNEKEEGAKRLLITFSVMLATIMQALDTTIANVALPHMQGAMGATQDQISWVLTSYIVASAIAMPLTGFIAARIGRKRLFIYSVIGFTIASALCGAAQSLDQIILFRLLQGIFGASLVPLSQSVLLDTYPKEQHGSAMALWGVGVMVGPILGPSLGGWLTEYYNWRWVFYINIPFGALAWFGIAAYVKETAIEADRKFDLFGFTLIAFAIGSLQLFLDRGESQNWYSSMEIVIETAIAAIALYMFVVHMFTAKKPFLDPVMFADRNFIVGITVGFMMGVVLLSTMALLPPFMQSLMGYPVLDVGFLLTPRGFGTMAGMLIVGRLARKVDLRYLMVIGTLLMIFSLWEMTLFTAEISSWDIVRTGIVQGLGLGLVFVPLSTTTFSTLAPKYRTEGTALYSLIRNIGSSIGISVVTTYLAHRIQYNHATFAQYITPFSHPLHMAAEKGMYDVSTQAGLYAIDAEVNRQAALLGYLQDYRLMMFVCVVMLPMIFLFKKTR